In Bradyrhizobium sp. CCBAU 051011, the following are encoded in one genomic region:
- a CDS encoding YaiI/YqxD family protein, with product MPDVNPTRIYVDADACPVKDEIYRVAVRHGLPVSVVAGNFIRVPQDPLIERIAAGSGMDAADDWIAERAGKGDIVVTSDIPLASRCVKAGAEVIAPNGKPFTEESIGMTLAVRNLMTDLRSSGEVTGGPRSFAPRDRSAFLSALDQTIRRIQRQRAQQPAPNQG from the coding sequence ATGCCTGACGTGAACCCAACCCGCATCTATGTCGATGCCGACGCCTGCCCGGTGAAGGACGAGATCTATCGCGTCGCTGTCAGGCACGGCCTGCCGGTCAGCGTGGTCGCGGGCAATTTCATCCGCGTGCCGCAGGACCCGTTGATCGAGCGCATCGCCGCCGGTTCCGGCATGGACGCCGCCGACGACTGGATCGCGGAACGTGCCGGCAAGGGCGATATCGTCGTCACGTCGGACATCCCGCTCGCCAGCCGTTGTGTGAAGGCAGGCGCCGAGGTAATCGCGCCGAACGGCAAGCCGTTCACGGAAGAATCGATCGGCATGACGCTGGCGGTACGCAACCTGATGACCGATTTGCGCTCGTCCGGCGAAGTGACCGGCGGTCCAAGATCGTTTGCGCCGCGCGACCGCTCGGCATTCCTGTCCGCGCTCGACCAGACCATCCGCCGCATCCAGCGCCAGCGCGCGCAGCAGCCTGCGCCGAACCAAGGTTGA
- a CDS encoding 2-hydroxychromene-2-carboxylate isomerase, producing MPVTIDYYLSLNSPWTYMGSGPFAEIARRYGATVNVKPCKFGPIFEQTGGLPLPKRSPQRRAYRQMELKRWREVRGIPLNLEPKYFPCDDLAATRLVIAAKLQGKDAHLLSLEFGRAIWERKESLADAAVMSAAAQRAGLDAAALRAGGPPDGELDALYEQYTQDALNAGVFGAPSYVLPSGEIFWGQDRLELLERALKMQA from the coding sequence ATGCCCGTCACCATCGACTATTATTTGTCGCTCAACTCGCCCTGGACCTATATGGGCAGCGGACCATTTGCTGAGATCGCGCGCCGATATGGCGCGACCGTCAACGTCAAGCCCTGCAAGTTCGGCCCGATCTTCGAGCAGACCGGCGGCCTGCCGTTGCCAAAACGTTCGCCGCAACGGCGCGCTTACCGGCAGATGGAGCTCAAGCGCTGGCGCGAGGTGAGGGGCATTCCGCTCAATCTCGAACCCAAATATTTTCCCTGCGATGACCTCGCGGCGACGCGCCTTGTGATAGCAGCCAAACTGCAGGGCAAGGACGCGCATCTTCTGTCGTTGGAGTTTGGCCGCGCGATCTGGGAACGCAAGGAATCGCTCGCCGACGCCGCTGTCATGTCGGCGGCCGCACAGCGCGCCGGTCTGGACGCGGCGGCATTGCGCGCCGGTGGCCCGCCGGATGGCGAACTCGACGCGCTGTACGAACAGTACACGCAGGATGCGCTGAATGCCGGCGTCTTCGGCGCGCCCAGTTACGTGCTGCCGTCGGGCGAGATCTTCTGGGGCCAGGACCGGCTGGAGCTTCTGGAACGCGCCTTGAAGATGCAGGCCTGA
- a CDS encoding rhodanese-like domain-containing protein → MPSSVKDLLAAANSSVPNITPQDAKNLIEGGKVLVVDVRDGTELQSTGKVQGAKHVSRGMLEFRADPDSPYYDNAFDREKTVIVYCASGGRSALAGKTLQDLGYKDVRNLGGFKGWAESGGAVEKV, encoded by the coding sequence ATGCCCAGTTCAGTGAAGGATCTACTCGCGGCGGCGAACAGTTCGGTTCCAAACATCACCCCACAGGATGCAAAAAACCTGATCGAGGGTGGCAAGGTTCTTGTGGTCGATGTGCGCGACGGCACTGAACTACAAAGCACCGGCAAGGTTCAGGGAGCGAAGCATGTCTCACGCGGCATGCTCGAGTTTCGCGCGGATCCCGACAGCCCCTATTACGACAATGCGTTCGATCGGGAAAAGACCGTCATCGTGTACTGCGCCTCCGGCGGGCGATCTGCGCTTGCAGGCAAGACGCTGCAGGATCTCGGCTACAAGGATGTGCGTAACCTCGGCGGTTTCAAGGGATGGGCCGAGAGCGGCGGCGCGGTCGAGAAGGTGTGA
- a CDS encoding xanthine dehydrogenase family protein molybdopterin-binding subunit: protein MQDHTSASSLDNAIALQKYGVGQPVRRKEDDTLVRGRGKYTDDFTLPGQAYCWMVRSSHAHGIIKGIDTAAARAMPGVLGVWTGKDLEAAGYSPFTCGLPLKSRDGSPLLQTNRPALSTDKVRFVGDPIAFVVAETLAQARDAAEAVELDIEPLPAVTDAAEAAKPGAPQLYDHIPNNVALDYHYGDAAKIDAAFAAAAHVTKLDIVNTRVAVVSMEPRVALAAYDKTAERFTLQVPTQGVSGNKVTLAKILNVPNDKVRILTANVGGSFGMKNVSYPEYTCILHAAKALGRPVKWTDERSTSFLSDSHGRAQLIHAELALDAEGKFLAVRLQGYGNLGAYITGVAPGPLSLNTGKNLASVYRTPLLGVDIKTVLTNTTLMGAYRGAGRPEANYYMERLIDRAADEMGINRLTLRKRNFIKPAQLPFAAASGVTYDSGDFAGVFNKALEISDHANFGKRKKESKKNGRLRGIAVGSYLEVTAPPSGELGKITFEPDGSVKLTTGTLDYGQGHATPFAQVLSAQLGVPFEKITIEQNDSDLVRFGNGTGGSRSITATGQAIVEASALVVAKGKQAAAHLMEASEGDIEFAGGRFTIAGTDRSIGIMELAQRLREGKMPEGAPLSLDVDHATNDTPSTFPNGCHVAEVEIDPETGVVAIVRYFAVNDFGTVVNPMIVAGQLHGGVAQGIGQALMEQVSYDTNGQPITGSFMDYALPRAEDIPQMEIGDHPSPAKSNPLGTKGCGEAGCAGSLVCIVNAVVDALSDYGITHIDMPLTPERVWRAIQDAKAKAA from the coding sequence ATGCAAGACCACACGTCGGCCTCCTCCCTGGACAACGCTATCGCACTGCAAAAATACGGTGTGGGGCAGCCGGTGCGCCGCAAGGAAGACGACACGCTGGTGCGTGGGCGCGGCAAATACACCGACGATTTCACCCTGCCCGGCCAGGCCTATTGCTGGATGGTGCGTTCCAGCCATGCCCATGGAATCATCAAGGGCATCGACACCGCCGCCGCCAGGGCGATGCCCGGGGTGCTCGGCGTCTGGACCGGCAAGGACCTGGAAGCCGCCGGCTACAGCCCGTTCACCTGCGGCCTGCCGCTGAAGAGCCGCGACGGCTCGCCGCTGTTGCAGACCAACCGTCCGGCGCTTTCGACCGACAAGGTGCGCTTCGTCGGCGATCCCATCGCCTTCGTGGTCGCCGAAACGCTGGCGCAGGCGCGCGATGCCGCTGAGGCCGTCGAACTCGACATCGAGCCGCTGCCGGCGGTGACCGATGCGGCGGAAGCGGCAAAGCCCGGCGCGCCGCAGCTTTACGATCACATCCCGAACAATGTCGCGCTCGACTATCACTATGGCGATGCCGCCAAGATCGATGCGGCGTTCGCCGCCGCCGCGCATGTTACCAAACTCGACATCGTCAACACCCGCGTGGCTGTCGTCTCGATGGAGCCGCGCGTCGCGCTGGCCGCCTACGACAAGACGGCCGAGCGTTTCACGCTGCAGGTGCCGACGCAGGGTGTCTCCGGCAACAAGGTAACGCTGGCGAAAATCCTCAACGTGCCGAACGACAAGGTGCGCATCCTCACCGCCAATGTCGGCGGCTCCTTCGGCATGAAGAACGTCAGCTATCCCGAATACACCTGCATCCTCCATGCGGCGAAGGCGTTGGGCCGTCCGGTCAAATGGACCGACGAACGTTCGACCAGCTTTCTTTCCGACAGCCACGGCCGCGCGCAGCTGATTCACGCTGAACTGGCGTTGGACGCCGAGGGTAAATTCCTCGCGGTACGCCTGCAGGGCTACGGCAATCTCGGCGCCTACATCACCGGCGTCGCGCCGGGGCCGTTGTCGCTCAACACCGGCAAGAATCTGGCGAGCGTCTATCGCACGCCGCTGCTCGGCGTCGACATCAAGACGGTGCTGACCAACACCACGCTGATGGGCGCCTATCGCGGCGCCGGCCGGCCCGAAGCCAACTACTACATGGAGCGGCTGATCGACCGCGCCGCCGACGAGATGGGCATCAATCGCCTCACCTTGCGCAAGCGCAACTTCATCAAGCCGGCGCAACTGCCATTCGCGGCGGCTTCTGGCGTCACCTATGACAGCGGCGATTTCGCCGGCGTCTTCAACAAGGCGCTGGAGATTTCCGACCACGCCAACTTTGGCAAGCGCAAGAAGGAGAGCAAGAAGAACGGCAGGCTGCGCGGCATCGCCGTTGGCTCCTATCTGGAAGTGACCGCTCCTCCCAGCGGCGAACTCGGCAAGATCACTTTCGAGCCGGATGGTTCGGTGAAGCTTACCACCGGCACGCTCGATTACGGCCAGGGCCACGCCACGCCGTTCGCGCAGGTGCTGTCGGCGCAGCTCGGCGTGCCCTTCGAAAAGATCACGATCGAGCAGAACGACAGCGATCTCGTCCGTTTCGGCAACGGCACCGGCGGCTCGCGCTCGATCACCGCGACCGGCCAGGCGATCGTCGAAGCCTCCGCGCTCGTGGTCGCAAAGGGCAAGCAGGCCGCCGCGCATCTGATGGAAGCGTCCGAGGGTGATATCGAATTCGCCGGCGGCCGCTTCACCATCGCCGGCACTGACCGCTCGATCGGCATCATGGAGCTGGCGCAGCGGCTGCGCGAGGGCAAGATGCCGGAGGGGGCGCCGTTGTCGCTCGACGTCGACCATGCCACCAATGACACGCCTTCCACCTTTCCCAATGGCTGCCATGTCGCGGAAGTCGAGATCGATCCCGAAACCGGCGTCGTGGCAATCGTGCGCTACTTCGCCGTCAATGATTTCGGCACCGTGGTCAATCCGATGATCGTCGCCGGCCAGCTGCATGGCGGCGTGGCGCAGGGCATCGGCCAGGCGCTGATGGAGCAGGTCAGTTACGACACAAACGGCCAGCCGATCACCGGCTCGTTCATGGACTATGCCTTGCCGCGCGCGGAGGACATCCCGCAGATGGAGATCGGTGACCACCCCTCGCCGGCGAAATCCAATCCGCTCGGCACCAAGGGCTGCGGCGAAGCCGGCTGCGCCGGCAGCCTCGTCTGCATCGTCAATGCGGTGGTGGATGCGCTGTCGGACTACGGCATCACCCATATCGACATGCCGCTGACGCCGGAGCGGGTGTGGCGCGCGATTCAGGATGCCAAGGCGAAGGCGGCGTGA
- a CDS encoding Ppx/GppA phosphatase family protein yields MNEDTRLREGLQAGASPSGSVAAATANGVYAALDLGTNNCRLLIASPVGDSFRVVDSFSRIIRLGEGISATGSISEAAIERAIAALSICSDKIRYRKAKRLRLIATEACRAAANADSFRARVADETGIRLEVIDRETEATLAVIGCSPLLDPRGRGAILFDIGGGSTELVRIERDPDQQYAPPRIKAWMSVPLGVVTLAEHFGGRDVTTKSYAQMVRDVAQYVAPFAAEHGTDLRDMHMLGTSGTVTTLAGVHLNLARYDRRRIDGIWMNSSDVTAVIQRLLGMSYQERADNNCISVERADLVLAGCAILDAIRDAFPMPRLRVADRGLREGMLVEMMREDGALRAC; encoded by the coding sequence ATGAATGAGGATACGCGGCTGCGCGAAGGCCTTCAGGCCGGTGCCAGCCCGTCAGGGTCGGTTGCGGCGGCAACGGCAAACGGTGTCTATGCCGCGCTTGATCTTGGCACCAACAATTGCCGGCTTTTGATCGCCAGCCCGGTCGGCGACAGCTTTCGCGTGGTGGATTCGTTTTCGCGGATCATCCGGCTCGGCGAGGGCATTTCCGCAACCGGTTCCATCAGCGAGGCGGCGATCGAGCGCGCCATCGCGGCGCTCAGCATCTGCAGCGACAAGATCCGCTACCGCAAGGCCAAGCGCCTGCGGCTGATCGCAACCGAGGCCTGCCGCGCGGCCGCCAATGCCGACAGCTTTCGCGCCCGCGTCGCTGATGAGACCGGCATCCGCCTCGAGGTGATTGATCGCGAGACCGAGGCGACGCTGGCCGTGATCGGCTGCTCGCCGCTGCTCGATCCAAGGGGGCGGGGCGCTATCCTGTTCGACATCGGCGGCGGCTCGACCGAACTGGTTCGGATCGAGCGCGATCCGGACCAGCAGTACGCGCCACCGCGGATCAAGGCGTGGATGTCGGTGCCGCTCGGCGTCGTCACGCTGGCCGAGCATTTCGGCGGACGCGACGTAACGACGAAATCCTATGCGCAGATGGTGCGCGACGTCGCGCAATATGTGGCGCCGTTCGCGGCCGAGCACGGCACGGATTTACGCGACATGCATATGCTGGGCACCTCGGGCACCGTGACGACGCTTGCCGGCGTCCATCTCAATCTGGCACGTTATGACCGCCGCCGCATCGACGGCATCTGGATGAACAGTTCTGACGTCACGGCCGTGATCCAGCGGCTGCTCGGCATGAGCTATCAGGAGCGCGCCGACAATAATTGCATCAGTGTCGAGCGCGCCGATCTGGTGCTGGCCGGCTGCGCCATTCTCGACGCGATTCGCGATGCCTTCCCGATGCCGCGGCTGCGCGTCGCCGACCGCGGCCTGCGGGAGGGCATGCTGGTCGAGATGATGCGCGAGGACGGCGCGCTCAGGGCGTGCTGA
- a CDS encoding phasin family protein: protein MEMRPPFLSNIESGGKDRQVWNGSTAIALPGRSWGKVINLQSAEKKMANPRQEEKFTQGIEDAARRASETTAEQASRAGQAAAEQTARLGQVAAEAGQEVARVSANLVQQNAETLQNAWRFGLDMATTVMGRSTEQLSRTLGLSGEGVQQATERSSRSTQTSTQTILYTSTAAAQMMGGMSREYFDLVRHQVEKSMDRMNDLWACRTPQDVAAVQSDMVRETVENVLESSRRIADMSLKLADDAGKQINQKMEEIRRAA, encoded by the coding sequence ATGGAGATGCGGCCGCCGTTCCTAAGCAACATCGAGAGCGGCGGAAAAGATCGGCAGGTCTGGAACGGGTCCACAGCGATCGCGTTGCCCGGAAGGAGCTGGGGCAAAGTCATCAACCTGCAATCAGCGGAGAAAAAGATGGCAAACCCACGCCAGGAGGAAAAGTTTACACAAGGCATTGAGGACGCCGCCCGCCGCGCCAGCGAGACGACTGCCGAGCAGGCCAGCCGCGCCGGACAAGCCGCAGCCGAGCAAACAGCGCGCCTCGGACAAGTTGCGGCTGAGGCTGGGCAGGAAGTGGCTCGGGTGAGCGCCAATCTGGTTCAGCAAAACGCCGAGACGTTGCAGAACGCCTGGCGCTTCGGTCTGGATATGGCGACCACAGTCATGGGTCGGTCAACAGAGCAACTTAGCCGCACACTCGGCTTGTCGGGAGAAGGAGTGCAGCAGGCAACGGAACGCTCGTCCCGCAGCACCCAAACCAGCACCCAAACCATACTTTACACCAGCACTGCTGCCGCCCAGATGATGGGTGGGATGTCTCGAGAATACTTCGATCTGGTTCGGCACCAGGTCGAGAAGAGCATGGACCGCATGAATGATTTGTGGGCCTGTCGAACGCCTCAGGACGTTGCCGCCGTACAAAGCGACATGGTGCGTGAGACCGTGGAGAATGTTCTGGAAAGCAGTCGCCGGATAGCCGACATGTCGCTGAAGCTTGCGGACGATGCCGGCAAGCAGATCAATCAAAAGATGGAAGAGATTCGGCGCGCCGCCTAG
- a CDS encoding alpha/beta fold hydrolase: MTTAETVLVIIAGVLLLLVIGNIVFSFVAERKNPPIGRFIDCEGVRLHYIDRGDPAAPCVVLFHGNGSMIQDFILSGLVDHLARRKRVICFDRPGFGYSQRPRLRIWTATSQAGLFVKALKALGVHSPVVLGHSWGALVAVAIGFEKDYPIRGLVLASGYYFPTRRWDFWMMSGPAIPVLGDLVRYTIAPVISWAILPILFRKLFAPRAVPVNFKDGFPASLTLRPKQLRAAAEESAFLIPEAARLQSRYQDVRCPIHIFHGTGDQIIEPEQAGRLHEVLGGSDLHLVRDAGHMVTYVDSATIVQAVESLEVAMTK; encoded by the coding sequence ATGACCACAGCTGAAACCGTTCTTGTCATCATTGCAGGCGTTCTCCTTCTTCTGGTGATCGGGAACATCGTGTTCTCGTTCGTGGCCGAACGGAAGAACCCGCCAATCGGTCGTTTCATCGACTGTGAAGGTGTGCGACTTCATTACATCGATCGTGGTGATCCCGCAGCTCCATGCGTCGTGCTGTTCCACGGCAACGGCTCGATGATCCAGGATTTCATACTGAGCGGATTGGTGGACCATCTTGCTCGCCGCAAGAGGGTTATATGCTTTGATCGGCCAGGCTTCGGCTACAGCCAGCGGCCCCGCTTGCGCATCTGGACAGCGACATCGCAGGCCGGGCTGTTCGTTAAGGCGCTCAAGGCGCTCGGCGTGCACAGTCCCGTCGTGCTTGGCCACTCATGGGGGGCCTTGGTTGCCGTCGCCATCGGATTTGAAAAGGACTATCCGATCCGTGGTCTTGTGCTTGCTTCCGGTTATTACTTTCCGACACGGCGATGGGACTTCTGGATGATGTCAGGTCCAGCGATACCGGTGTTGGGCGATCTGGTTCGCTACACAATAGCGCCGGTCATCTCATGGGCCATTCTGCCGATATTGTTTCGCAAGCTTTTTGCGCCCCGCGCTGTTCCGGTGAACTTCAAGGACGGCTTTCCAGCCTCCCTGACTCTCAGGCCGAAACAGTTGAGGGCGGCCGCTGAGGAAAGCGCGTTCCTCATCCCGGAAGCAGCACGGCTTCAATCGCGCTATCAGGACGTGCGGTGTCCGATCCACATCTTCCACGGAACAGGTGACCAGATTATCGAACCTGAACAGGCCGGACGCCTACACGAGGTGCTGGGTGGGTCCGACTTGCATCTTGTGCGGGATGCCGGACACATGGTGACGTATGTCGACAGCGCCACCATCGTTCAGGCCGTCGAGTCCCTGGAAGTCGCCATGACCAAATAG
- a CDS encoding RlmE family RNA methyltransferase, whose protein sequence is MAKDTTGRLHVTVKTGGKRKLSSKLWLERQLNDPYVAKAKRDGYRSRAAYKLIEIDDKYRVLKPGLAVVDLGAAPGGWSQIAARRVGAVNGKGKVVAIDLLEMPEIPGVEFAQLDFLAEDAPEKLIAMMGGRADVVMSDMAANTTGHRKTDQLRIIGLVETAAAFAADVLNPGGTFLAKVFQSGADAELVAQLKRDFASVRHVKPASSRQDSSERYVLAMGFRGHRNQP, encoded by the coding sequence ATGGCAAAAGACACCACCGGACGCCTCCACGTCACGGTCAAGACCGGCGGCAAGCGCAAGCTGTCGTCAAAGCTCTGGCTGGAGCGGCAACTCAACGATCCCTATGTGGCGAAAGCCAAGCGGGACGGCTATCGCTCGCGCGCGGCCTACAAGCTGATCGAGATCGACGACAAATACCGGGTGCTCAAACCGGGCCTCGCGGTGGTCGATCTCGGCGCCGCGCCCGGCGGCTGGAGCCAGATTGCGGCCCGGCGCGTCGGCGCGGTCAACGGCAAGGGCAAGGTGGTTGCGATCGATCTCCTTGAGATGCCGGAAATCCCCGGCGTCGAGTTCGCGCAGCTCGACTTCCTGGCCGAGGACGCGCCGGAGAAACTGATCGCGATGATGGGCGGGCGCGCCGACGTGGTGATGTCCGACATGGCGGCCAACACCACGGGCCACCGCAAGACGGATCAATTGCGCATCATCGGCCTCGTCGAGACGGCGGCGGCCTTTGCTGCCGACGTGCTCAATCCCGGCGGAACGTTCCTGGCAAAGGTGTTTCAGAGCGGCGCCGATGCCGAACTGGTCGCGCAATTGAAGCGCGATTTTGCCAGCGTGCGCCACGTCAAGCCGGCCTCGAGCCGCCAGGATTCTTCGGAGCGCTACGTGCTGGCGATGGGATTTCGCGGACACCGCAATCAGCCCTGA
- a CDS encoding Crp/Fnr family transcriptional regulator: MRSGDPIGRLYFPLTGLIAFVMDMPNGQTVATAVVGNEGAVGVLTALGPTRSPMTAVVRVAGTALQISPTQFQGALGRSSALRGAVQTHTRALMAQFQHVAACNALHSVTARLANWLLQVHDRAGGDTLPLTQDTLAELLGVRRPTVTHIVGKLRDAGGIRSNRRGLIEIDRPRLEMATCECYQLMRRRIDRIVHTEEAQTPPSGADVAALFANADETRPRTPARGVSGQRPRHHWPD; the protein is encoded by the coding sequence GTGCGGTCGGGCGATCCGATCGGACGGCTTTATTTTCCCCTTACCGGCCTGATCGCCTTCGTCATGGACATGCCGAACGGACAAACGGTCGCAACCGCCGTTGTCGGCAACGAGGGCGCCGTGGGCGTTCTGACGGCGCTCGGGCCTACCCGCTCTCCGATGACGGCGGTGGTGCGCGTGGCAGGAACGGCGCTGCAGATTTCGCCGACGCAATTTCAGGGCGCGCTTGGACGCAGCAGCGCCTTGAGGGGAGCGGTTCAAACCCACACCAGGGCGCTCATGGCGCAATTCCAGCATGTCGCAGCCTGCAATGCGCTGCACTCGGTAACGGCCCGGCTGGCGAACTGGTTGCTGCAGGTCCACGATCGGGCCGGGGGCGATACCTTGCCCCTGACGCAAGATACGCTTGCGGAATTGCTCGGCGTGCGCCGCCCCACGGTGACGCATATCGTAGGCAAGCTGCGCGACGCGGGTGGAATCCGGTCCAATCGGCGGGGCTTGATCGAGATCGACAGGCCGCGGCTCGAGATGGCGACATGCGAATGCTACCAGCTCATGCGCCGTCGAATCGATCGTATCGTCCACACCGAGGAGGCACAGACGCCACCGTCCGGGGCTGATGTGGCGGCCTTGTTTGCCAACGCGGATGAGACCCGGCCGCGCACGCCGGCGCGGGGAGTGTCCGGCCAGCGGCCGCGGCATCATTGGCCGGATTGA
- a CDS encoding phasin family protein, with product MNQANTKETNTDPKAGADEKLSATSFLGMPGIFNGLAEQNVIRAKENIEKVKMASGAVNDALREAYSANAKGTADYAAKLLEFSSVNTSSAFDFLSHLLGMKSPSEILQLSAAQGCKNFEATTAQSRELWQLTRKIATETADPLKKSFASALQKAA from the coding sequence GTGAATCAAGCCAATACGAAGGAAACGAACACCGATCCGAAAGCTGGTGCCGACGAGAAGCTTTCTGCCACGTCGTTCCTTGGAATGCCCGGCATTTTTAATGGGCTCGCCGAGCAGAACGTAATTCGAGCAAAGGAGAACATCGAGAAGGTGAAGATGGCCTCAGGAGCGGTCAATGACGCGCTTCGGGAAGCCTATTCAGCCAACGCAAAGGGCACGGCGGACTATGCCGCCAAACTCCTTGAGTTCTCCAGCGTCAACACCAGCTCCGCCTTTGACTTTCTCAGCCATCTCCTGGGCATGAAATCGCCCTCGGAAATCCTGCAACTCTCGGCCGCGCAGGGCTGCAAGAACTTCGAAGCCACGACCGCACAGAGCCGGGAACTTTGGCAGCTTACGCGCAAGATCGCGACCGAAACGGCCGATCCGCTCAAAAAGAGCTTTGCCAGCGCGCTGCAGAAAGCGGCCTAG